A single window of Mycolicibacterium aurum DNA harbors:
- a CDS encoding electron transfer flavoprotein subunit alpha/FixB family protein produces MAEVLVLVEHAEGALKKVTAELITAARVLGEPVAVVVGKPGTAEPLTEGLKAAGAAKIYVAESDDAENYLITPYVDVLAALAESASPAGVLLAASADGKEIAGRLAARIGSGVLTDVVEVKEGGKAIHSIFGGAYTVEAEAVGDTPVITLRPGSIEAEPADGAGEVVSVEVPAPAENATKITSREPAVAGDRPELTEATVVVSGGRGVGSADNFTVVEELADSLGGAVGASRAAVDSGYYPGQFQVGQTGKTVSPQLYIALGISGAIQHRAGMQTSKTIIAVNKDEEAPIFEIADLGIVGDLFKVTPQLTEAVKARKG; encoded by the coding sequence GTGCTCGTCGAGCACGCCGAAGGTGCGCTGAAGAAAGTCACCGCCGAACTGATCACCGCCGCCCGTGTCCTGGGTGAGCCCGTCGCGGTCGTGGTGGGCAAGCCCGGCACCGCCGAGCCCCTCACCGAAGGACTCAAGGCTGCAGGCGCCGCCAAGATCTACGTCGCCGAGTCCGACGACGCGGAGAACTACCTGATCACCCCCTACGTCGACGTGCTCGCCGCGCTCGCCGAATCCGCCTCCCCGGCCGGGGTGTTGCTGGCGGCCAGCGCCGACGGCAAGGAGATCGCAGGGCGGCTCGCCGCACGCATCGGCTCGGGTGTGCTGACCGACGTCGTCGAGGTCAAGGAGGGTGGCAAGGCCATCCACTCGATCTTCGGTGGCGCCTACACCGTCGAGGCCGAGGCTGTCGGCGACACCCCGGTGATCACGCTGCGTCCCGGTTCGATCGAGGCGGAACCGGCCGATGGCGCCGGTGAGGTCGTGTCCGTCGAGGTGCCCGCACCCGCCGAGAACGCCACCAAGATCACCTCGCGGGAACCTGCCGTGGCGGGCGACCGTCCGGAGCTCACCGAGGCGACCGTCGTCGTGTCCGGCGGCCGCGGTGTCGGCAGCGCCGACAACTTCACCGTCGTCGAAGAGCTGGCGGATTCCCTCGGCGGCGCCGTCGGAGCCTCGCGTGCCGCGGTCGACTCCGGCTACTACCCGGGCCAGTTCCAGGTCGGCCAGACCGGTAAGACCGTGTCCCCGCAGCTGTACATCGCCCTGGGCATTTCGGGTGCCATCCAGCACCGCGCCGGTATGCAGACGTCGAAGACGATCATCGCGGTCAACAAGGACGAAGAGGCGCCGATCTTCGAGATCGCCGATCTCGGCATCGTCGGCGACCTGTTCAAGGTCACCCCGCAGCTGACCGAGGCTGTGAAGGCCCGCAAGGGTTAG
- a CDS encoding GNAT family N-acetyltransferase: MSAVSVLIPSDNPGTRASGVPRYSMLLCTDADSIEAAQRLRHDVFTSEPGFTLTDDGRDGRSGGLDADRFDEYCDHLLVRDDDTGELVGCYRMLPPPGAIAAGGLYTATEFDIAALDALRPSLVEMGRAVVREDHRNGAVVLLMWGGILAYLDRSGYDYVTGCVSVPVTDPHGQHPAGSQLRGVRDFVLRRHAAPAEHTVHPYRPVVVGGRRLDDIEPPARVSVPALMRGYLRLGAQVCGEPAHDPDFGVGDFPALLDKRRADTRYLKRLRSAGAATAIANGDAS, from the coding sequence ATGAGCGCTGTTTCCGTACTCATCCCTAGCGACAACCCAGGCACCCGCGCGTCGGGAGTACCCCGGTACTCGATGCTGCTGTGCACCGACGCCGACTCGATCGAGGCGGCGCAACGTCTGCGCCACGACGTGTTCACCTCTGAGCCGGGATTCACCCTCACTGACGACGGCAGGGACGGCCGCTCGGGCGGTCTGGACGCGGACCGCTTCGACGAATACTGCGACCACCTGCTGGTGCGTGACGACGACACCGGCGAACTCGTCGGCTGTTACCGCATGCTGCCGCCGCCCGGTGCGATCGCCGCAGGCGGCCTGTACACGGCAACCGAGTTCGACATTGCCGCGCTCGACGCGCTGCGGCCGTCTCTGGTGGAGATGGGCCGGGCCGTCGTGCGGGAAGACCACCGCAACGGCGCCGTGGTGCTCTTGATGTGGGGCGGGATCCTCGCCTACCTCGACCGCAGCGGCTACGACTATGTGACGGGCTGCGTGTCGGTGCCCGTCACGGACCCGCACGGGCAGCACCCGGCCGGCAGCCAGCTGCGCGGGGTCCGCGACTTCGTCCTGCGCCGGCATGCCGCGCCGGCCGAACACACCGTCCACCCGTACCGGCCGGTGGTCGTCGGCGGTCGTCGACTCGACGACATCGAGCCGCCCGCCCGGGTCAGCGTGCCCGCCCTGATGCGCGGCTACCTCCGTCTGGGCGCGCAGGTGTGCGGCGAACCCGCCCACGACCCCGACTTCGGGGTGGGCGACTTCCCGGCACTGCTGGACAAGCGCCGCGCGGACACCCGGTACCTGAAGCGACTCCGGTCGGCCGGGGCGGCGACGGCGATCGCGAACGGGGATGCCTCATGA
- a CDS encoding lysophospholipid acyltransferase family protein, which translates to MTIAAEHAWLQRATCDAGCVHAGADVSGRRWLVAVRTAARVIAAAALFCGVWILAVPMPGRSHLQRGYCRLMLRSLGVRMSVSGGPIRNLRGVLVVSGHVSWLDIFTIGTVLPGSFVARADLVDWPALGPIVRIMRVIPIDRARLRRLPSVVAAVADRLRDGHTVVAFPEGTTWCGLGYGRFRPAMFQAAIDAGRPVQPLRLSYRHRDGRPSTVPAFVGDDSLLTSIRRVITARRTVCHIAVESLQLPGEDRRELAARCEAAVRGAAASSTASTTPGCGQGHALVA; encoded by the coding sequence ATGACCATCGCAGCAGAACATGCCTGGTTGCAGCGAGCCACCTGTGACGCCGGTTGCGTGCACGCCGGTGCCGACGTGTCGGGGCGGCGCTGGCTGGTCGCCGTCCGCACCGCGGCGCGCGTGATCGCGGCCGCGGCGCTCTTCTGCGGAGTGTGGATCCTGGCCGTTCCGATGCCGGGTCGGTCGCACCTTCAGCGCGGGTACTGCCGGCTGATGCTGCGCAGCCTCGGCGTACGGATGTCGGTGTCGGGCGGGCCGATCCGCAACCTGCGCGGCGTGCTGGTGGTCAGCGGACATGTGTCGTGGCTGGACATCTTCACGATCGGCACGGTGCTGCCGGGGTCGTTCGTGGCGCGCGCGGACCTGGTCGACTGGCCGGCGCTCGGCCCGATCGTGCGGATCATGAGGGTCATCCCCATCGACCGCGCCCGGCTTCGCAGGCTCCCGTCGGTGGTGGCTGCCGTCGCCGACCGGTTGCGCGACGGGCACACCGTCGTCGCATTCCCGGAGGGCACGACGTGGTGCGGCCTCGGGTACGGACGGTTCCGCCCGGCGATGTTCCAGGCGGCGATCGACGCAGGCCGGCCGGTACAACCGCTGCGGTTGAGCTATCGCCACCGGGATGGGCGCCCCTCCACGGTGCCTGCGTTCGTGGGCGACGACTCGCTGCTGACCTCCATCCGGCGGGTCATCACCGCCCGCCGCACCGTGTGCCACATCGCCGTCGAGTCCCTGCAGTTGCCGGGGGAGGACCGGCGTGAGCTGGCGGCCCGCTGCGAGGCTGCGGTACGCGGCGCCGCGGCGTCGTCGACAGCATCGACGACTCCCGGGTGCGGCCAGGGTCACGCGCTCGTCGCCTGA
- a CDS encoding cysteine desulfurase family protein, whose protein sequence is MSAPVPSPQPVYLDHAATTPMRPAALEAMTAALATVGNAASLHGSGRLARRRLEESRETLAKLLGARPSEVIFTAGGTESDNLAVKGIFWARRDAAPERRRIVTSPVEHHAVLDAVQWLVDHEDAEVTWLPVDEHGAVSAADLRAALCDPSDVALVTVMWANNEVGTIMPITELAATAAEFDIPMHSDAIQAIGQIPVDFAASGLSAMSVAAHKFGGPTGVGALLLRRDTACVPQLHGGGQERDVRSGTQDVAGAVAMAAAAHLAVDTMESATARVRELRDRLIDGVVAAIEDVDVNGAPGDGRLPGNAHFTFRGCEGDSLLMLLDAKGIECSTGSACTAGVAQPSHVLTAMGADPARARGSLRLSLGHTSTDADIDAVLAVLPAAVERARQAALASSGRN, encoded by the coding sequence ATGTCTGCGCCGGTGCCCTCCCCCCAGCCGGTCTACCTCGACCACGCTGCCACCACCCCGATGCGCCCCGCCGCGCTCGAGGCGATGACAGCCGCGCTGGCCACCGTCGGCAACGCCGCCTCGCTGCACGGATCCGGCCGTCTGGCCCGCCGCAGGCTCGAGGAGTCGCGCGAGACGCTGGCCAAGCTACTCGGCGCCCGGCCGTCCGAAGTGATCTTCACCGCGGGCGGCACCGAGAGTGACAACCTGGCCGTCAAGGGCATCTTCTGGGCACGCCGCGATGCGGCACCGGAACGTCGTCGGATTGTCACCAGCCCCGTCGAGCACCACGCCGTCCTCGACGCCGTGCAGTGGCTGGTCGATCACGAGGACGCCGAGGTGACGTGGCTGCCCGTGGATGAACACGGTGCGGTCAGCGCCGCCGATCTTCGCGCCGCGCTGTGCGATCCCTCCGACGTCGCGCTCGTCACGGTGATGTGGGCGAACAACGAGGTCGGCACCATCATGCCGATCACGGAACTCGCCGCCACCGCCGCCGAGTTCGACATCCCCATGCACAGCGATGCAATCCAGGCGATCGGGCAGATCCCGGTGGACTTCGCCGCCAGCGGCCTGTCGGCCATGAGCGTCGCCGCGCACAAGTTCGGCGGCCCGACCGGTGTGGGGGCGCTGCTCCTGCGCCGGGACACCGCCTGCGTCCCTCAGTTGCACGGCGGTGGCCAGGAACGCGACGTCCGTTCTGGCACACAGGATGTCGCGGGAGCGGTGGCGATGGCAGCGGCAGCTCACCTCGCCGTGGACACCATGGAGTCCGCCACCGCCCGGGTCCGGGAGCTGCGTGACCGCCTGATCGACGGCGTGGTCGCCGCGATCGAGGACGTCGACGTCAACGGTGCGCCCGGGGACGGTCGGTTGCCCGGCAACGCGCACTTCACGTTCCGCGGCTGCGAAGGCGATTCACTGCTGATGCTGTTGGATGCCAAGGGAATTGAATGCTCCACCGGGTCCGCCTGCACCGCGGGGGTGGCCCAGCCGTCACATGTGTTGACCGCGATGGGCGCCGACCCGGCGAGGGCACGGGGGTCGCTGCGGTTGTCGCTGGGGCACACCAGCACCGACGCCGACATCGACGCCGTGCTCGCGGTGCTGCCCGCCGCCGTGGAGCGGGCGCGTCAGGCGGCCCTGGCCAGTTCGGGACGGAATTAG
- the mnmA gene encoding tRNA 2-thiouridine(34) synthase MnmA — MRVLVAMSGGVDSSVAAARMVDAGHDVVGVHLALSSAPGTLRTGSRGCCSKEDAGDARRVADVLEIPFYVWDFADRFKEDVIDDFVESYARGETPNPCVRCNERIKFSALASRALALGFDALATGHYARLSDGRLRRAVDHDKDQSYVLAVLTAEQLRHAVFPIGDTPKSQIREEAARRGLSVADKADSHDICFIPSGDTRAFLGARIGVRRGSVVDAAGTVLAEHDGVHGFTIGQRKGLGIPGPGPDGRPRYVTGIDAETGTVHVGDRADLEVTSLLGEAPVFTSGVAPGGPVECVVQVRAHGGIADAVAEVRDGDLAVDLRSPLRGVAPGQTLVLYRPDPDGDEVLASATIRAAQ; from the coding sequence ATGCGTGTGTTGGTCGCCATGAGCGGTGGCGTGGATTCCTCGGTGGCTGCGGCCAGGATGGTCGACGCGGGACACGACGTCGTCGGGGTACACCTGGCGTTGTCCTCCGCGCCGGGAACGCTGCGCACCGGATCGCGCGGGTGCTGCTCCAAGGAAGACGCCGGTGACGCCCGCCGTGTCGCCGATGTGCTCGAGATCCCGTTCTACGTCTGGGATTTCGCCGATCGGTTCAAAGAGGACGTGATCGACGACTTCGTGGAATCCTATGCGCGGGGTGAGACACCCAACCCCTGCGTGCGGTGCAACGAGCGCATCAAGTTCTCGGCCCTGGCCTCCCGTGCGCTGGCGCTGGGCTTCGACGCGCTGGCCACCGGCCACTACGCGCGGCTCTCGGACGGCCGGCTGCGGCGCGCCGTCGACCACGACAAGGACCAGTCCTATGTGCTGGCCGTGCTGACCGCCGAGCAACTGCGGCACGCGGTGTTCCCCATCGGGGACACCCCGAAGTCGCAGATCCGCGAGGAGGCGGCCCGTCGCGGGTTGTCGGTGGCCGACAAGGCCGACAGCCATGACATCTGCTTCATCCCGTCCGGAGACACCCGGGCCTTCCTGGGTGCGCGCATCGGCGTGCGCCGGGGCTCTGTGGTCGACGCCGCCGGCACGGTGCTCGCCGAGCACGACGGGGTGCACGGTTTCACGATCGGTCAGCGCAAGGGGCTGGGCATCCCCGGTCCGGGTCCCGACGGCCGGCCCCGGTACGTGACGGGCATCGATGCCGAGACGGGCACCGTGCACGTCGGCGATCGCGCCGATCTCGAGGTCACCAGCCTGCTCGGCGAAGCGCCGGTGTTCACCTCCGGCGTCGCACCCGGTGGTCCGGTGGAATGCGTGGTCCAGGTCCGCGCCCACGGGGGCATCGCTGACGCCGTCGCCGAAGTGCGTGACGGCGACCTGGCGGTCGACCTGCGCAGCCCACTGCGTGGCGTGGCCCCCGGTCAGACCCTGGTGCTGTACCGGCCGGATCCCGACGGCGACGAGGTGCTGGCCAGCGCGACCATCCGCGCGGCTCAGTAA
- a CDS encoding sensor domain-containing protein codes for MTGRVFASLVGAAAILAAGCSQTVTGAAVRPVPAVDEDSRSPVDVDAVLLDRAQMQAVTGAGEDLTAIPGTESKVPVDLGDVPGLAPVALPPQCEWVYAETQVFGSEVEEFRKSTYQNPPAGGLISQAAAGYRDTATSRRALEAISERIRGCAATSSGRAMVGEVATTPDSVQTRPGNCGRDYRVKSVVLVEVTFCAFPDSVPGIVMTNILAKVPG; via the coding sequence ATGACGGGCCGCGTCTTCGCGTCGCTGGTAGGTGCCGCGGCGATCCTGGCCGCGGGGTGCAGCCAGACGGTCACCGGCGCGGCCGTCCGGCCGGTCCCGGCCGTCGACGAGGACTCGCGCTCCCCCGTGGACGTCGACGCCGTGCTGCTGGACCGCGCCCAGATGCAGGCGGTCACCGGTGCGGGCGAGGACCTGACCGCCATTCCGGGGACCGAGAGCAAGGTGCCGGTGGACCTGGGCGATGTGCCTGGGTTGGCACCGGTTGCCCTTCCCCCGCAATGTGAATGGGTTTATGCCGAGACCCAGGTCTTCGGGTCGGAGGTCGAGGAGTTCCGCAAGTCGACCTATCAGAACCCGCCGGCAGGCGGCCTCATCTCGCAGGCAGCCGCGGGATACCGGGACACCGCCACCTCCCGCCGCGCACTCGAGGCCATCAGCGAACGGATCCGGGGGTGCGCGGCCACCAGCTCCGGCCGGGCCATGGTGGGTGAGGTGGCGACGACGCCGGATTCGGTGCAGACCCGTCCCGGCAACTGCGGCCGCGACTACCGGGTGAAGTCCGTGGTGCTGGTCGAGGTCACGTTCTGCGCATTCCCCGACTCGGTGCCAGGCATCGTGATGACCAACATCCTGGCCAAGGTGCCGGGCTGA
- a CDS encoding uroporphyrinogen decarboxylase/cobalamine-independent methonine synthase family protein — protein MSVYATATGVGSWPGTSAREAAEVVVGELHHMPHLVELPGRGVGADLIGRAGALLVDISIDTVPRGYRIAPGRRAVTRRAVSLLDEDLDALEEAWEKAGLRGSERVVKVQAPGPVTLAAQLELGGGHRALTDYGAVRDLAASLAEGVAQHRARLALRLGSPVVVQFDEPLLPAALAGRLTGVTSLNPVHPVDESLVTTLLDECVEVVGGEVSLHSCAADLPWKLLQRSLISAIALDVNTLTPADLDGIGEFVDSGRTVLLGVVPTAVSGPGPSATEIAATVADVTDRLGFARGVLRDRVGVTPACGLAGATPAWARAAIELAQQAADRLAEDPEEI, from the coding sequence GTGAGTGTTTACGCGACTGCCACGGGCGTCGGATCCTGGCCGGGTACATCGGCCAGAGAGGCTGCCGAGGTGGTCGTCGGGGAGCTGCACCACATGCCGCATCTCGTCGAGCTGCCCGGCCGCGGAGTGGGCGCCGATCTGATCGGCCGCGCCGGCGCGCTTCTTGTCGACATCTCGATCGACACCGTGCCGCGCGGCTATCGCATCGCACCGGGGCGCAGGGCTGTCACCCGCCGCGCGGTCAGCCTGCTCGACGAGGATCTCGATGCGCTGGAAGAGGCCTGGGAGAAGGCCGGACTGCGGGGCAGTGAGCGCGTGGTCAAGGTTCAGGCACCCGGCCCGGTGACCCTGGCCGCGCAACTGGAGCTCGGCGGTGGGCACCGTGCGCTGACCGACTACGGCGCGGTGCGCGACCTGGCGGCGTCGCTGGCAGAGGGGGTGGCCCAGCATCGGGCGCGGCTCGCGCTGCGGCTGGGCAGCCCGGTGGTGGTGCAGTTCGACGAACCGTTGTTGCCGGCCGCGCTGGCCGGCCGGCTCACCGGTGTGACGAGCCTGAATCCCGTTCATCCCGTGGATGAGTCGTTGGTCACCACCCTCCTCGACGAGTGCGTCGAGGTGGTGGGCGGGGAGGTGTCGCTACACAGCTGTGCTGCCGATCTTCCGTGGAAACTGTTGCAGCGCAGCCTTATCAGCGCCATCGCCCTTGACGTCAACACGCTCACCCCGGCTGATCTGGACGGCATCGGCGAGTTCGTGGACTCGGGCCGGACCGTACTCCTCGGTGTGGTGCCCACCGCGGTCTCGGGACCGGGACCATCCGCCACGGAGATCGCCGCCACGGTGGCGGACGTGACCGACCGGCTCGGGTTCGCCAGGGGAGTGCTGCGGGACCGGGTCGGGGTCACCCCGGCGTGCGGACTCGCCGGGGCGACGCCGGCCTGGGCGCGGGCGGCGATCGAGTTGGCGCAGCAGGCCGCCGACCGGCTCGCCGAAGACCCGGAGGAGATTTGA
- a CDS encoding sensor domain-containing diguanylate cyclase — protein MPVRGRGSRRHASEITRLLALDSLAILDSPPEEMFDDLVALAADVCGVAMAAVTFVDADRVWLKSTHGLDISELPHNRSFCVHVVAGSEQIEIADTHRDPSFATHPMVTGDPHLRFYAGVPLVVDEGQTVGTLCVMDREPRILTAAQRSHLHRLAGQARHLLLLRRRAHEFATENASRRAADLAVRQQQRMLTGVLEHTDVLVFAKDVNGRFVMANRALEHVTQTERGLIGGTDYDFFEPEIADAYGRNDRHIMATREWQVFSEDVIHPDGSVHTYRSTKFPLVDDGGEVIGVGGVSTDVTELTEARAAHAAAEARWRALVEQSPAAVLVVDAAGKLAYANPEGIALLGATTFDQLTLAPALNFVPDRLRRESQAMLDVTLSGTRMVRAQRGVLRRLDGAEIAVEFNATTVDHSGELSVQLEVRDVSALAAAHAALKHSASTDPLTGLLNRRAWDAQVSMVISDMARGTPMTIAVIDLDNFKSYNDRFGHPAGDALLQNFATAAAASVRAGDVLARWGGEEFIVALPDTAPEHAEKILGRIRNCVPFGQTCSIGHTTHLSGDALEDTVIRADKAVYLAKNRGRNQLARL, from the coding sequence ATGCCGGTGCGGGGGCGAGGTTCCAGACGTCACGCGAGTGAGATCACCCGCCTCCTCGCACTCGACTCCCTGGCCATCCTGGACTCGCCGCCCGAAGAGATGTTCGATGACCTTGTGGCGCTCGCCGCGGATGTCTGCGGCGTTGCGATGGCTGCGGTGACCTTCGTCGACGCCGACCGGGTGTGGCTGAAATCCACTCACGGACTTGATATCTCGGAGCTGCCACACAATCGTTCGTTCTGTGTGCACGTGGTGGCCGGGTCGGAGCAAATCGAGATCGCGGACACCCACCGAGACCCGAGCTTTGCGACACACCCGATGGTGACCGGCGACCCGCATCTGCGTTTCTATGCCGGCGTCCCCCTTGTCGTGGACGAGGGACAGACGGTCGGCACTCTCTGTGTCATGGACCGCGAACCGCGGATCCTGACCGCGGCGCAACGCAGCCACCTGCACAGGCTCGCCGGGCAGGCGCGTCACCTCCTGCTGTTGCGGCGCCGGGCCCACGAGTTCGCCACCGAGAACGCATCGCGGCGCGCCGCCGACCTCGCGGTGCGCCAGCAGCAGCGGATGCTCACGGGCGTCCTCGAGCACACCGACGTTCTGGTGTTCGCCAAGGACGTCAACGGCCGTTTCGTCATGGCCAATCGCGCGCTCGAGCACGTCACCCAGACCGAGCGAGGGCTGATCGGCGGGACGGACTACGACTTCTTCGAGCCCGAGATCGCCGATGCCTACGGCCGCAACGACAGGCACATCATGGCGACGCGGGAATGGCAGGTGTTCAGCGAGGACGTGATTCACCCCGACGGGTCGGTGCACACCTACCGGTCGACGAAGTTCCCCTTGGTCGACGACGGCGGCGAGGTGATCGGCGTCGGCGGGGTGTCCACCGACGTCACCGAACTCACCGAAGCACGGGCGGCGCACGCGGCGGCCGAGGCGCGATGGCGGGCACTGGTCGAGCAGTCACCGGCAGCGGTGCTGGTGGTCGACGCCGCCGGCAAGCTCGCGTACGCCAACCCGGAGGGGATCGCGCTGCTCGGAGCGACGACCTTCGACCAGCTCACCCTGGCGCCGGCGCTGAACTTCGTCCCGGACCGGCTCCGGCGGGAGTCGCAGGCGATGCTGGACGTGACCCTGTCGGGAACACGCATGGTGCGGGCCCAGCGTGGCGTCCTGCGGCGCCTGGACGGCGCCGAGATCGCGGTGGAGTTCAATGCGACGACGGTGGACCATTCCGGCGAGCTGAGTGTGCAGTTGGAAGTCCGGGATGTCTCTGCGCTGGCAGCGGCCCATGCGGCGCTGAAGCATTCCGCCTCGACGGATCCGTTGACGGGCCTGCTCAACCGGCGCGCGTGGGATGCGCAGGTGTCGATGGTGATCTCCGACATGGCGCGCGGTACCCCGATGACGATCGCCGTCATCGACCTGGACAACTTCAAGAGCTACAACGACAGGTTCGGACACCCCGCCGGTGACGCTTTGCTGCAGAACTTCGCCACCGCCGCTGCCGCCTCGGTCCGCGCCGGGGACGTGCTCGCGCGTTGGGGAGGCGAAGAGTTCATCGTCGCGCTACCCGACACCGCACCCGAGCATGCCGAGAAGATCCTCGGCCGGATTCGTAACTGCGTGCCGTTCGGGCAGACGTGCTCCATCGGCCACACCACGCATCTGTCCGGGGATGCGTTGGAGGACACCGTGATCCGCGCCGACAAGGCGGTCTATCTGGCCAAGAATCGCGGACGGAACCAGCTGGCGCGGCTCTGA